GCACACACGACCTCAAATTCATATATGTGTTATCCGGTTGAGAGGGATCAGTTACTGATTCGAGAGTTCTTGGTGACGCTGTTACTAGAGCTAATGACCTCAAGGTCCCAACTGGTAAGATAGACAAGCACCTAGTATTTttccttacctttgttggccaacaactaaaatttattaTCAACTAATATAGGTACATACTATTTGGTTGATTCCGGATATACGAATGGTGAGGGTTTTTTGGCACCGTATAGAGGCATTAGATACCATTTGCAAGAGTGGAAAGACAATTCACGTGCACCTAGGAATCATGAAGAATATTTTAATATGAAACACTCACGTGTTAGGAATGTCATTGAGAGATGTTTTGGCCTCCTCAAACGACGTTGGGCTATCTTACGAAGTCTTTCCCACTATCCAATCAAGATTTAGGGACGAATGATCACCGCATGTAGTTTACTTCATAATTTTATCAGAATGTATATGGCGGTTGATCCTGAGGAAAATGCAAGACTTGCATTTGATGAATTACCTATAGGGGAAGATTTACCATAAGTATTAGCCTACATTGAAACCATTGAGTCAAGCCAGATATGGACTCAATGGAGAGATGATCTTGCAAGAGAAATATATGATGAGTGGAGAGGAATGAGGGCTTGAAAATTGGTTGACATGGTAGTTGTTGTaattggcttgaaaattcgtaACATCAAAGACTATTAGGATGCTTGTTATTGTAATGTGGTAATTGGGAGTTATCTGGATGTTATGGCTTCTTtgatatgtttatttgtgttactAAATGTTATGGCTTCTTTGAtatgtttatttgtttatttatggcTTCCTGCATTCCTCAGGGTATTGTTGTTCTCTTCCACGTAGTTGTACTCAGTCCTGCAAACCTAGTGCTAAAACCTCTAAGGTTGATAAACCTAAGCTTTGGGCAAACCctaatttatatatgttttctgtgaaattggtttttagttttgtgTCTTCAAAACTTTGTTCTTCTAGTATTTCACAATTCGTCTCCACAGGTTAGATTTATCAATAAAAATTCAAGTTTAGGGACACAGATCTATGCAATTTTAGGGAAATTTGAGAAAGCTGGAAGCTTTTCTGCAAAACCCCATTCGTTAATTTGGTGGCTTTCAATTTGTATAGCTAATAAATCATTTTGATTTGGTAATTGATTAGTACAACTAATATAAATTTAGTCATTGTCATTTGATTGTGTTTCTAATTTAAAGATTTCAATGGAAACAACACATGAATGTGGTTTTCTATTCATTATAtctatgtttatttgtgttactTATGTAATATATGGCTTCTTTGATAGATTATATGGCCACCTCACGTAATTGGATTGATCATGAGGAGGATGTACTACTTACCATCCTCGAGGAGATGGTTGCTCATGGTGTTAGGTGTGAGACCGGCAGTTTTAAGGCTGATACTTTTGTAATGGTTGCCTCCAAGATGAGGGAACAGATTTCTGGCATTAATATAGAGCTTAAGCATATACAAAACAAATTGAAGCGCCTGAAAGAAAAGTATTCATCTGCATATGACATGATGAATACATCTGGATTTGGTTGGGATgatgaaaaaaaatgtgttgTTGTGGATAATGATGAAATACTACAAGATTGGATGaaggtaaattttttttcttattctttatCAATTAGTTGCTTTGAGAGTCTTAACCTTGATTTCTTTGGGTTCTTATTGTAGAAACATCCCAATGCATCTTGCAAACCAAATAAGCCATTCCCATTGTATCCACGGTTATGTACAGTGTTTGGGAGAGACCGAGTCATGGGTAGTATAGCTGAATCAGCAGCAGATGCAATTGAAAATATGGGTTTGGAAAGTGAGGATTGTGAGACTTCCGAGATGCCTCCGCATTCACCTACCCCATCTCATTCTGTTGCTACATCTAGTGCATCTCAACCTGTTAGGAAGGAAGAGGAGTAGGAATGATGGTGATGTAAATATTGTATCTGTTATCAATGAAGGTTGGAATAAAGCTGTTATTGAAATGAAGAAATTAGGTGAAAGTTTTACTTTCAGAGAAGCGAAAGCTAGACTACCTTTTGAGCTTCAGGCCATGGGCCTCCCCTACAATCAGGTGCTAAGAATTtcaatgaagttagtgaaagatACCGATCTGATGGGTATTTGGACTACCTTGGATGACTCATAGAAGCCAAATTTCATTAAAGTGTTTATGGAGAGCCCTTGAGCATTTGGGGTTTTAGTATTTGTGGTTTTAGTTTGATGAACTTTATCAACTTCTAGTGTTTTCATTATTGCTTTAGCAAGacattatttgttttttaagttGGGACGAATGTTTAATTTTGGATATTTCATGTTTAAGTTTTgcatatttcattttctttgtttaagtTCTGAATGTTTAAACTCTAAAACATTTACAATATGCATGATCATTAAACTTATATATTTTTCAACATTTCTCATGTGCTCTTGTGTGGTTTGCCATGTAATGCAATGGGGAAAATTTAGAGGGGTGTCCTTCGAAACAAGGTCAATTTTAATGTTTGCAGAACCTGAACTCCCAGAACAACAACCCACAATTGAAAGGACCAAAATTAGGGACTAAAAATTGATTTGGGGTGTGGGTTTTGCAATTTGCATAATAAAATTTGATGGGTTTGTGCTGAAAATTCGGATGGAGCTGTAGCAAAATATCATGAAAGATTCGTAACTGCCAGCAGGTTGTAAGACTGACCACCAAAGCATAACAGCAACAATAGTTTACATACCAAGTAACAAAAGTTTCATTGAGCATGCCTATACAAATAGACATGCAAGAGAAAGATACCTATATTAATAAACAAACTAAGAAAGTATTTACAAGCCTCCTCTAGTCGACCTGCATCATGAAAACACAGTTTCAATTGATGCCATCTTAGAGAAAAAGGCTTAAGTAAgaatgtgtgttttttttaaaggtCGACGCCATTTTACACCGCACTTGATGGGCAAGTGGGAGTTATGATAGCCAGTCTTCATGAGTTGCCCCCAGCTCTTATGAAACTGCAAATGTAAACAAACCACAAGTCAACATTCTTGAAACCAAATTCATATACCACTGGACTAAAGCCTTGAACTAGGAAGCATGTTTCATGTTGTACAAGAGAATTACTACCATTTGGTGACATTCACGTTGAGCCTGTTGATGGGTGAAATGCACTTGATCTCTTTGAAACTATAAAATCAAGCCATTAAGAAGTATAAATACGAATTTCACAACTGTTGAGCAACATATTTAAGCAGCTGAAATAAACTTTACTCGGCAAGTTTAACAGGCTTACCTCCAAAGCATTGCATTCATAAGATAATTTTTGCTTCTCCACAATACTAAAATCGTCATATCTGATAAGGGCAATAGCATTTCTGTGTAAATTTTCGCTCACAattgaaaatttaataaataaaagtacTATAGAATTCTAAATGAACACTGACTTGAGAGACCACTTTAGATGATGTATTTTGTCTTCAATTAGATCGCATTGATTCATCAACAATTGAAGTTGCTGTATGAACCAGCATACAAGTTAGCTTGTTGATCATGATACTACATTACAACAGTTTCACAAGAAGTTTTAGAAAGATCTTGCGGGTATCTCTCAATTCCCATAGGAGTTCAACCTCCATCTCTAGCTCTGGAACGACAAGCATTGTTCTCCACCCTATCCATATAGACAATAAATTAGGGAAAATATGATCACATTTGGGGAAGCAACGTGGAAGAAAGAAAACACGCACATTGTTTAAAGAAGTGACACAGATAACTGAAatcgggaaaaaaaaaaggaaattataaGACTCAGTACCAAGAACCTTTTTGCTGCGCAAAATATCTCCATATATATGGTCACCAACATAAAGAACCTATGAAAAATGTGTAAAATATTAGACCCAAGTTTGTTGGTAGCATCGGTTTTTCTTACAACTGATGTACTTCCAGGAAAGAATAGTTCACCTGTGAACTTGACTCAATTGAAAGTAGTTTATGAAGATGGCCAACGCTACCTCCCTGAAACAATGTCAAAGGCACTATTACTCAAGTTGAAATAATTAACACAATAATCAGAAAAACGGAAGGTTTTGTTATAGAAAATAAACTATTCAAATAAAGCTATTAATATGATCCTATATAATGCACTAAATATTTAAGAGTACCTAGAAAACTCTACAAGCCTTCTTCTATCCCTTCAACAATAATGTAGGTGCAGGTGAAGAACTTCCAACCTTTTGGaatatgaaattaattaataaaactagaTAAAATAAGAGGATACGAGTGTATAATGCGACATACAATGAATTATCAACATTAGCATACCAACCTGAGCCGTAGAAGAACCATTATCAgtattgattagcatccctgaCTCGAGTTCTACCTCAAACAGATTAGCACGGTTACCATCATGAAAGAAGCTTGGCTTTGCACTGCATAGGTAACCACTTCTAATGGTTAGTAAAATGATAGTTACTATGACATAAGCGGTGTAGATGGCAAACAAATGCTTAGCAAATTCAGAGATGGTGAACATAATGATAAACAACATAACTCATAAAAACCTACACTATATCAAAGGGTAGGGTAATTGAAATCCAGATTAGCATTCTCCAATTAAGGAATTAATAAAGTAGTGATATATGGTAAAGAATAACAACAAAGAACGCTTAGAGGAAAGGAAAAATCATGACCTGCCAGTGATGACAACATCAAAGTATGTAAGCTTCAGCTAGAGCAAAGAGGGTATCAATGATAATATAATCTGGCTCGTCAAAGGAATCTCGTATTACAACACTTGGCCTCTCTCACTTCTATGAGGAAATCCCACAACACAGCATATTGCTTGCTACTTCCTAAAATGTCAATCAAAATGAACCTGTGTGCAAAAAATGTGATAGCTTTTAGCACTATGTCGAAAACCCAGAATTGTTTTAGCCCAAAGAATGAACCTGTGTGCAGAAAGCCCGAGATTTTTGCAGCGTTTCAGAACTTGCTCAACCCAAGTTTGTGGAGATTTGGGTAGACAAAGCGTTGAGGGAGAGCTCCAAGTCGTGGTGAGGGTTCTTGTGGTCGCTGAGGATGCAGGAGAACTTGATTACCAGGTGCGGTGATGGTGGAGATGGCGGGTTGTGGTGGGTGAGAGAAGAGAAGGGGTGGCGATGAGTGTTGGGTTTGGAGGGTGAGAGAAGAGAGTGgaagataaagaaaaagaagcagCAGTGGCGATGTTCTGTGTGTAAGAAGGGTTTTgagtattttggtcattttaatCTTTTAGTTCCGTTCCGTCCATGCACTACCAAACGCAGGATAGAACAACCGTCCTATTCGGTCCCGCGCGTACCAAACATAACACAGAACATCTGTTCCATCCCGTCTCGTCCCGTCCTATCCCATCCCGTCCCGTctcgtctgcgtaccaaacgctacCTAAGCGAACACTGTCACTATTTTTAGAACCCAATATGAAAGTATCAATTTTAAGGAAGCACTTGCATAGAAAGAAAGCTCATAAAGAGAGGATTAAACTTCTCTCTTGGGTCAAGGATCAAGGACTGGTAAAAATTTGGCAAAAATTGCCAGAAAATCGTCACCATTGGGGAGCTTGATGTCTTTAGACATTGAGTTTCAAAGTGTGGGTCTTCTATTAGAATAACGAGGGCGTCGATATGAACTCGTAGCCTCGGACATTGCGTGATTTATGAAGAATCTAAGAttggaaagaaggaaaaaagatgGAGGAACACAAGCAGCAGTTAATGTGTTTCCAGCGTGAAATGGACCAAATAAAAGGGCAAAGGCTTGCCTTCATGAGAAAAATGTTGAATGTTGAATTTGGACTTGTGCCAGTCTTATTCGGATGGTTTGATGTTGAATTTATCttaatcattaaataaagttattaaaatattttttattaagattcaaagttttaaaacttttttttattagttttcattGAGAACTATTGGCTTTATCCATATACTTTCACTTTTCACTCTGCAAACATTCAAACTCGGAGGAGCACTGTAACTCCCATAAGGTGTTTTCTTACAACACCTTTCTAACCTCATCTTTACTACAGATaccaataaaagaaataaactgAAAAATCCATCACTCTCCGCTCCACTTCAAATCTTTAGCAAAGGTTCTTCCTCAacttatctatatatatataaaacatggtTGTCCTCATTTAACACATTTTTAAAATTCAAGGACCAACTTGATACGTATAGAAAACCTGGAGGAGGAGGACTAAAGTGCAAGTCACAAAACAATTGAAGGCAAAAATTGAAAGATAACCCTTACAACCCATGGATCACGAGTCACCCGATCGACCCGACCCACTTCTCCACCCCCTCCAAATTTCAATGTATTCGTTTCACCATTTTCAGCCGGAAAAAGGAACCCAGGTAATTGGTAAACCCTAACAAACGCCATGACTCTCCACTCCATAGTCATACAGAAGCTGCTCAGCACCAACGCCCATTTGGGCCGCCGTGTCGCCGCCCACCACTTCAAGCAGTTCACCTACGGAACCCGCAATGGCATGGCCATCATCGACTCCGACCGCACCCTCATCTGCCTCCGCAGCGCCGCCGAGTTCATCGCCGCCCTCGCCCAGCAGAAGGCCCGCTTCATGTTCGTCAACACCAACTCCCTCTGGGACGAAATCATCGAGCAGATGACGAAGAGGATTGGGTGCTACAGCCCCTCCATGAACATGCTCTGGCGCACTGGCGGCTTCCTCACGAACAGCCACAGTCCCAAGAAGTTCAGGTCTCGCCATAAGAAGATTTGCTTCGGCCCCACCCAGCCCCCGGATTGCCTTGTGGTTTTTGACACGGATCGAAAATCTTCGGTGATTCTCGAGGCTGATAGGTTGCAGATTCCAATTGTTTCGCTTGTCGATTCGGCAATGCCATTGGAGTACTATAAGAAGATCACCTATCCGATTCCCGCCAATGACTCGGTTCAGTTCGTGTACTTGGTGTGCAATTTGATTACCAAGACGTTTCTTCTCCAGCAGAAGAGAAATGGTGCTGTTGCAGCGGACGAGGGGACGAGGTGGGTATCGTGTTGTTTGTGTTTATTGAGTTGCGCTCTAGGTGTTTGATGTTTTGCTCCAGTGAAACTTTGTGGTGAAATTTGATTGTGTGTGTTGTATTGAAGGGAGAAAGTGGAGAGTATAGAGGAGAGTAAGACTACCAACAAGGCTGAGTTGCTTGTGCTTCCTTACAACTTGTTACCCATTTCTCCTGGTAAAATTATAAACATTATTCCTTTAAGAAATTTCACCAAAAGCAATCGATTATTTAAGGAATTTCATTTCGTGCGTGTATGAGAGCGCAGGTGTTGAAGAAACTGAGGAGCTCTTAGACAAGCTTGTTGTGCTCAAGTTCAATGGAGCTTTGGGTACAAATATGGGATTCGATGGCCCCAAGTATGCACTCATACTCAATTactacactttttttttctctttctgttCTCAGTTAATTGCATTCGTAGCCTAAATTGGTATACTTGTTCTGCCAGTATTGTtcttggtttggttttggagaaaatttacTGTAATTATATTTATTTCTAATTCAGGTCTGCTATTGAAATCCGTGATGGGTTGACATCTTTGGACTTAATTGTTAAGCAAATTGAGGTCAGTTTTAACCACTCTCTCGTGTCTCTTTGTGTTGCTTTCAAAATTGCATAATGTATTCTATGATCTGCACTTCAGATATCCTAATATCACTGCTCCAATTTCTTGCAGACTCTCCGTTCTAAGTACAGATGCAGTGTTCCTTTGCTCCTGATGAACACACCAACGACACATGAAGATACCGTCAAGGTGACCTTGGCATATACTTGTAAGTTCATACTTTTGGATCCTATGGTTTTTTACTGATATCAGCTTGTGTAATGTAGGTCTTGGAGAAATATTCCATTTCAAACATTGATATCCATTCTCTTAAACAGGTTTTCAACtctaacttatattttatttgtatagtagtttatgttgtttttttttctttcccttttttggGTTATTGGAAGCTTGGATTAGGAATTACTTGTGAATGTATGTGTTCTAATCTATACAGACCGAACAACCACAGCTGAAGTCACATGGAGTAGGACGGGGTGGTGAAGATGAACTGTAAAcgatctttcttatgtcttttcaacattattaatttttttttaactataaCATAAAAAATCAGTTTGATGTTGATAGCAGACATAACACATTTTCAGATAGATTAAGTGTTATTAGTTCCTGGTGATTTGCAGTGTTTGTTCTGGTGTGAGGATAGgaatatttttttgttcttcaactTCTCTTTTCATGTTCATTATGTGCACTATCTAGGGATCTATCCATATAGATACCATCTAATACATCTCTCATGCCCGTACCATCACAAATTGATTTATTTTgacatttaatatattttttttatcaattacaCTCCTTTTGTGTATATGTGAAGGTATCCTTCTGGACATGGAGCATTGTTCCTTTCCCTTGTCAAAAGTGGAACTCTTGATGTCCTATTATCACAGGTATGTATAGTAGTtctctttgttttatttttatgtttatttatttacattttcATCTTAACTGCTTAGAAACATCAATTTGAATCAATGCCTAAAGAAGTACCTGGCGAGAGGTGGTATCTAAAGGTAAACTTGACTAACTTCTTCAGCTTTCCTTTTCAGGGTAAGGAGTATATCCTTCTGGTTAACTCAGACAACGTGGCTGCTACAATTGACCCAAGTATCCTTGTcgtagtttttttcttttattaatgtaagtttatcttatagaggtcgcacttggtgcgatggcaagtgccttcgcccatgagcggtaggtctcgggttcgagacttgggagcagcctctccataaatgggggtaaggctagccgacattcacctctcccagaccctgcgtaaagcgggagccttgtgcactgggtacgacctttttaatgtaagtttatcttacattgccggtcccaagcccggataaaggaggagggggagggcgtcaggtagtcgacaaccGGTACTCCtcggttacgtcgaatccttatgaaagtGTAGTCCTCTGtcatactttcatttattttGTGCTTTTGATCTTTTTTGGGCTTAATTGTAGACCCTTGTGTCCCTTAAGTGGATGTATAGAAATTTTAAACCATTtgattgaaaacaaaattgaatatTGTATGGAGGTAACAATCAAcccccttctttttctttagtttattttctcattttctGTGGTAATATTGTAAGTGCGAATTTACCCTTCCAACAGGTCACACCTACCTCTTATGATTCAGATTTTAGCAACATTGGCTCACGCCTACAGAAGTTTGAGGTAAGTTGTATATAACCTTCCTCTTATCTCAATCCAATAAAATTGTGGTCGGAGTGCTCAATGGTAGTATTTTCAAAGGTGGTTAACTTTTTactttttgtataaattaaattttgtgatGCAATTTATAAATGTTTGAGCTTTTGAGTGATAGGTTAAACGTGAAATTCTTTAATGAATCCACATCTTGTATGGGTCctatttttccttcattttaaGTTGGTTGTAAAGAGTGAGATTCAAGTTTAGGGGAAGCCTTGAAAGGAAGCAACTGCTTAGATAAATTTGGAAACCTGTTCATAAAGCTGGAAGTTATGCCGTAATTGACCAGAACCTGGGGTTCTAGATTGAACTACTGAAAAGTTATTGTCATTACTGAAATTCATATTAATCCAAATGATTGATCACATGATGAAAGCCTTTAAGCTTATTGACGAGAGCGAAACCTTCCTTCCATTTGTGCTACGATCCGTCCAGTGTGTAGGGAGTTAGATTGGAGGGTATAACCTTTTGATATAACTTTTTCTTCCTTCGATCTGGATAGGAAATAATTTTGACGTATTATTTTTTACTAAAAGAACATACGCTTGGATATGTTTATGGTGCAAATTCGCAATCCAACTGGCTGCTGATAGTTGGTTTTAACTACATATTGGTGATGGACATAATTATCTCACCCACACTAACTTTTGAGAAGATGAGTTGTCAATAACTCAAAATCCAAATATGTTCACAATTCTAAAATGCTATATATTTCTTGTGAGCTAAGGCAAATTGGATAGCTGATAGCCTTGCTAATTGGAGCTGCAACATGGATTTGGGCTAGTGTTATTTTCATTTTGAGAACCCTCCTGAATCCTGATTGGGTTGGTCTGCTGGGTTATGGAAGATCTGTTAGGCCCGTTTTATTGCCGAGACAAATTGATTGTTGCTTTCTAGAAGTGAACTTTTTAATCCGTATTTGCTTCTAATCCCAAATGCTCTATGATTTGTTGaagtaaatttgtttttgttaactTGGCTTTGGTCTAAATATTCGTTCTAATCATCTTAATTTGATGTTAACTATTGAcggataaattttattttggtcTTAATATGTTAAATAATAGGTAATTAATATTTCTTCCCCTAATATTATGCAGCTTGCGGAAATAGCTCAGAACTTTGTTAAACATGTAAGTTGTGActtattcttctttttggtCTCCTCTtttggttatgttttgttttatcTCTCTTTTTAGGTGTGAAATTCTATTTTGTGCTGATAATACTTGGTATGATTAATTATTAACTTGATTTTATTTAAATGATGACTCACTTTCTGTGTTATGTGCTTGTTGATACATCCAAGTCAATGGACAAATTCAAACTTCTTGATACTGGCAGCTTGTAAGTTGAAATAGTAGGTCAATTTGCATTGCTTCTGCAACTGAATAATATGTTTAACTTCATATTTGTGCTATCTTGAACAGGTGGGTCAATTTGAAAGCCGTTAAAAGGCTTTTGGATACAGATGCAATAAAGATAGAAGACATCTCTGTTTCAAAGGTACTGTACCCAATAATCTGTAGAACTTCCCTACATTAACTAGTAATTACTAAAAATACTACTTTTTAACAGGGAACGGAGAGTGATCAAGTTCCTTTGCAAGAAACGGCAGCTGGTTCAGCAATACGGGTATTTTTTGTCCGATGATCAATACTTGTCATTTCTTTCAGTAGTTATTGTTTCAATGTTCTTatgtaatttaaattttgtgtctACCAGTTCTTTGATCGTGCTATTGGTGTCAATGTTCCCCATTCTCGATCCCTTTCAATCAATAAAACATCAGACCTACTCCTTTTAAAGGTGATGTTAACACTTCGCTAACCCATATGTTTAATATTAACAAGTGAAATAGTACTCTCTCTGGAGCTTcaaatttattgtttttgttttatctcatttatttatttttacagtcAGATATCTTCATCTGCGATGGAGGAGTTCTAGTTCGGAATATAGCTAGAACAAATCCCGAAGATCCTGTTATTGAATTAGGACCTGAATTCGAAAAGGTAAAGATTTGTTTAACTGCAATTTCCATGCCTTTATCTGTTGCCATTTGTctttaataactttatttattttatctccTTCAGGTCAGTGACCTCCTGAGCCGATTTAAGTCCATACCCGATATTATGGACCTGGATAGATTGAAGGTGACTGGTGACGTATGGTTTGGAGCTGGTATAACTCTCAAGGTATTGCTAATGTTCTCCTGGaatttgtttcaaatttgtATGAACTTTGTGCCCAAACATATTATGAATTGTAACCTTTTAGCTTTGtggagtttattttattttgtttgtgatATTGGCGGTAAAACACCTCAGATTCTTACTACTGGAAAACAAATTGCTAGTTCTGGCTATCTATCATTATACGTAGGACTCAGGGTATTGATATCAAAGCAGAACACATGTACATGCTCgatttcattcattcattcatttatCCATTCATATAAAAATTGATTTTCGTGAACAGCATATTGCCATCAATCCTTCCACTGTTTCTCTCTGTTATTTGTCGATCC
This is a stretch of genomic DNA from Malus domestica chromosome 02, GDT2T_hap1. It encodes these proteins:
- the LOC103407923 gene encoding UTP--glucose-1-phosphate uridylyltransferase isoform X1; its protein translation is MTLHSIVIQKLLSTNAHLGRRVAAHHFKQFTYGTRNGMAIIDSDRTLICLRSAAEFIAALAQQKARFMFVNTNSLWDEIIEQMTKRIGCYSPSMNMLWRTGGFLTNSHSPKKFRSRHKKICFGPTQPPDCLVVFDTDRKSSVILEADRLQIPIVSLVDSAMPLEYYKKITYPIPANDSVQFVYLVCNLITKTFLLQQKRNGAVAADEGTREKVESIEESKTTNKAELLVLPYNLLPISPGVEETEELLDKLVVLKFNGALGTNMGFDGPKSAIEIRDGLTSLDLIVKQIETLRSKYRCSVPLLLMNTPTTHEDTVKVLEKYSISNIDIHSLKQTEQPQLKSHGVGRGGEDELYPSGHGALFLSLVKSGTLDVLLSQGKEYILLVNSDNVAATIDPKILNHLIENKIEYCMEVTPTSYDSDFSNIGSRLQKFELAEIAQNFVKHSMDKFKLLDTGSLWVNLKAVKRLLDTDAIKIEDISVSKGTESDQVPLQETAAGSAIRFFDRAIGVNVPHSRSLSINKTSDLLLLKSDIFICDGGVLVRNIARTNPEDPVIELGPEFEKVSDLLSRFKSIPDIMDLDRLKVTGDVWFGAGITLKGKVTIVAKPGMKLEIPDGVVIENKDINDPSDI
- the LOC103407923 gene encoding small ribosomal subunit protein uS2m isoform X2 → MTLHSIVIQKLLSTNAHLGRRVAAHHFKQFTYGTRNGMAIIDSDRTLICLRSAAEFIAALAQQKARFMFVNTNSLWDEIIEQMTKRIGCYSPSMNMLWRTGGFLTNSHSPKKFRSRHKKICFGPTQPPDCLVVFDTDRKSSVILEADRLQIPIVSLVDSAMPLEYYKKITYPIPANDSVQFVYLVCNLITKTFLLQQKRNGAVAADEGTREKVESIEESKTTNKAELLVLPYNLLPISPGVEETEELLDKLVVLKFNGALGTNMGFDGPKSAIEIRDGLTSLDLIVKQIETLRSKYRCSVPLLLMNTPTTHEDTVKVLEKYSISNIDIHSLKQTEQPQLKSHGVGRGGEDELYPSGHGALFLSLVKSGTLDVLLSQGKEYILLVNSDNVAATIDPSILVVVFFFY